GAGCCAATGCCAGCTTGGTCAGGAGCTTGTTCATCCGAACGATGGCCTTCTCCGAGTTGTTGTAGTAGCTGCCGCCGGCGCCCACGCTGGTGCGCGGCACCACCACGGTCTCCTGCTTGCAGAACTTGCGCACCCCGTCGACGCCGCCGAAGCGGGCGCCGATGCCCGAGGTCTTCCAGCCGCCCATCGGCGCGGTGGTGCACATCAGGTTGGAGATGACGTCGTTGACGTTGACGGCGCCGCAGTCAAGCTGCAGCGCAATGGCCTTGGCCCGGTCGACGTCCTTGGAGAACACCGAGGCGCTCAGACCGTAGGGGCTGTCGTTGGCCAGCCGGATGGCTTCTTCGACCGAGGACACCTTCATGATCGGCAGGGTCGGCCCGAAGGTCTCTTCGGTCATGCAGGCCATCGTGTGATCGACGTCGACGAGCACGGTGGGCTCGAAGAAGCTGCCCCCGCCTTCGGGGCGCTTGCCACCGGTCAGCGCCTTGGCGCCGGCGGCGACGGCCTCGTTGACGTGCCGTTCGGTGATCGCGACCTGGCTGTCGTCGATCTGGGAGCCGAAGTGGTAGCCCTCGCCGGTGCCCATCTTGAGGTTCTCGACGGCTTTCACGGTGGCGGCGACGAACTGGTCGTAGACCGGATCGAGCACATAGACCCGCTCGACCGACACGCAGGTCTGGCCGGCGTTGAACATCCCGCCCCACACCGCGGCGTTGGCGGCCAGCTCGACGTCGGCGTCCTCGAGCACGATCATCGGGTCCTTGCCGCCGAGCTCCAGGCTCACCGGGGTCAGACGACGCGCCGCGCGCTCCATCACCTTGGCGCCCGTCGCGCACGAACCGGTGAACTGGATGTAGTCGGAGTTGTCGATGACGGCCTCGGACACCGCCCGCGCACCCTGCGCCAGGGCGAACACCTCGGGCGCACCGGAATCCAGCCAGCCGCGCAGCAGCACCTCGGCGGTCAGCGGGGTGCGCTCGGACGGCTTGAGCAGCACCGCGCACCCGGCGGCCAGGGCACCGATGGCGTCCATCATGGCGTTGGCCACGGGGTAGTTCCACGGCGCGATGATCCCGACGACGGGGCGCGGCCGGTAATGCACGGCAATCTTCTTGATCGACATGATCGGCAGCGCGGCCGGACGGGTATCCGGCGCCATCGCCTCCTCGACGACCTTGATGTAGTACGAGAGGATCATGATCAGCAGCGGGACCTCTTGCGCGGCGTCCATGGCCGACTTGCCGGTCTCGGCGATCAGGAGTTTCTCGATCTCGTCGCGGTGGTCCCCCAGCCACACCGCGTAGCGGGCCAGCACCTTGGCACGCCCTTTGGCGCCGCGGGCCTCCCACTCCTTCTGAGCTTCCCGCAGCCCGGCCGCGATGCGCGGCACATCGGCGGCGTCGGTCCAGGTCACCTGGCCGGCGACGGCGCCGGTTGCGGGGTTGTAAATGGTGCCGGAACCCGTGAACTCTCCGGTCAGAGCTACCTCTGGCGTCGCTGTCATGCCGCCTATGTTAATCACCGTGTGTGACCCACGTCGCACCGGGGTTGACACCTGTCAAGTGGGAGCGCGGCCCCAGGCGCCCAGATCAACGAAATGGTCGCCCCGCGTGGGCGGGAACGACCATTCCGTTGATCTCGCGGAGCGGCGCAGAGCGCGGCTACCCCTCAGTGCCCCGCCCCGGCCGCCTCGTCGCTCAGTCGTCCGATTTCTTGGATTCCGCCTTCTTCGGGCTGAGCTTCTTGGCCGTGTTCTCGGCGGCTTCCTTGACCTTCTTCACGACTCGGTCCACGTTGGCCTTGGCCTTGTCGGCCCGCTTCTCGGCCCGGTCCCTTGCGCCGTCGAGCGAGGCGTTGAGGCTGGTGACGTGAGGCTTGAGCTTGTTCACCTTGGGCGCGTCGGTGTCCGGCTCATCCGCGGCCGAGGACGTCCGGTTCTGAGCGCTGAACGTCGTCGGCAGGCTGCCGTCCTCGTTCACCTCGACCCCGAGAACGTTCGCGGCCGCGACGCGCACCGCGTTCCGTGCGCCGAGCATCTGGTTGTTGCGGAACTGCATGAGGGCGCCGTCGCCGGTCGGGTCGGTCGGAATGCCGTTGGTGCCGCCGCCCAACGATTCGGGCAGCGCCTCCGCGAGCCCCTCGATGGTCGGGTCGATCACCCATTGCGGGGCATCGATGTAGTTGCGGATGGCCTTGTACAGCTCGACGTTGTCACCGGATGCCATTGCCTCGGCGACGGCGGCCAGCCCCACGACCCCGAGCACGGTGCCGTTGACGGCCCGCACCGCCGACTCCTGCATGCCCGCAGCGAGCGCCGCGGTGTAGTTCTCGTTGGGCCACGGCTTGTCGACTCCGAGGGCCGAGGCGAACTGCGCGTTGATGGCATCCCGCAGTCCCAGCAGTTCGTTGTTGCGGAACTGCATGAAGTCGCCGTCATCGGCCGTTGTGTTCGTCACGTGGTCCGAACCACCGCCGAGCTCATCCGGCAACGTGATGGCGATCGCCTCGATCAGCGGGTCGGCGACGTAGAGCGGTGAATCGACGATCTGCCTGATCTGGGAGAACAGCCTCTCGTTGTCGCCGGCCGCGAGTTGCGCGGCGAGGACGAACGGAGTCAGTGGTGCCTGCGCGAACTGGTCGGCAAGCCGTTGGCCGGCCAGGAACGCCAAGCCGAGTTGATTCATCCCCTCGAAGCTGGCCATCAAGGACGCCGATGCGTCCAGGATGCGCGGCGGCGTCGGTGGTGACACCACCACCGGGGTCATGGCGATGACGCTGGCGCCGGCGATGGCGACACAAGCGGTCAGGCTGCTCGAGACACGACTGTTCATGGACGAAATCCCCTCGGATGACTAGATGTTGGGCTGACCGATTGCTCGGCTCGCGCAGCAAATTACGCCGACGAAAGCGATTTCTCAGGTTTTTCTCAGGCCGTATTTGCGTTTGCAACTAATCGATCGCTCAACACCGTTGCCGCAAAGCCGCAAATGTTGCCATCGGCCCAGTTCGCCTGCTGCTGACATGATTTGCCGACCCACCCTGAAGAATCCGAAACTCTTGCGGCACGCAACTGCCTCGGTCAGCACGCCGGGCTGAATGATCAAGCGATACTTGACACTTAGGCTTCGGCCAGAATTCAAGATCAATGGGATTGACGGGATGCTGATCACGATCCGCACGTCCCGAGTTGCCATCCCGGGAAACGTCGGCGTCCGACAAGCGGTCGCTCAGCGAAGCTCAGATGCGGGGCTACCCACGGTGCCAGATCGCCCGTCGCACGCCCACAGGGCCACCATGCCCACCACTGAAGTGCCCAGCAACAGTCCGCCGACAGTGTCGGTGAAGTAGTGAAAAGTCATTCCCAGGCCGAACATGCCCAGCAGGACGAGGCCGGCCGCGACGATCACCGACCACAGGCCCACCCCGGCAACCAGGACCAGCAGACCCGTCACCACCACGAGAAAGGTGGTGTGACCGCTGGGATAGGCCAGCGCGCCGCCTTTCTCCCTGCCGAAGACGGGCTTGAGGACCCGCACGATGGCGATGGCCACCAGCGGGCTCACCACCATCGCGAGTGCCAGCCGATTCCGGTGCTGCCGCACGGCGACGACGATGCCGATGACCAATGCGGCCGTCAGGACCGCGGGAGTGGTGACCCCCAGCAAGGCCGTCGCAGCAGAACCCAGGTCACTGCCGAGCCGCTGAAACCAGCTGTCGACCGGGAGCGGCGCCCCGCGGACGGCCCAGCCGAGCAGCACCATGCCGGCGAAGCCGATCGGCGGCCACCACCGGGCGATCAAGGGATGATGCCGCGCAGATACGCCGCCTGGCCCAAGTGCTGGGCGCAATCGTCGATGATGCTGACCAGCCGTGCGCTCGCCGTCACCGGCGGATCCCACCGCGTATCGACGATGCGGCCGAGGTCTTCGGCGGTCACGCCGGCGATGTAGGCCAGCGTCACCTTGTGCACCGCCAGGTAGTACCCGGCCAGCAGGTCGGCCGGGGCATGCACCTTCGCAACGTCCTGTGGGCTGTGCCCGTATCCGATGTCGTTGCCGGGCAGGTCGAGCCCGAACCGGTCTTTCCAGCCATCGCGGGTCCAGACCTGCTCGATGCCCGCGATGTCGCACAACTGCAGGTCCTGGCAGCGGGCGCTGTGCCAGATGAGCCAGGCGATGCTGTTGGCCTGCGGGGTGGGGCGGTAACTCGAGACCTCTTCGGTCAATCCGTCGGTGAGGTCGTCGACATGCTCGATGAGCCGGGTGAATGCGTCGCGCAGCAATTCTCGGACGGCATCGGAATCAGCGGCAGCCATGGCCTCGACGCTACTCGCGAACCGCCCCGTCACGGTCCCGACTACGATCACGGGCATGCCGTTGAATACCGGCGACGTGTTCGCCGGGTACACGATTCAACGTCTGCTCGGCTCCGGCGGCATGGGCGAGGTGTATCTCGCGCAGCATCCGCGGCTCCCTCGCCAGGATGCGCTGAAGATCATGCCGGCCTCGCTGACCAGTGATGCCCAATACCGCGATCGCTTCAACCGCGAAGCCGACATCGCCGCCTCGCTCTGGCATCCCCACATCGTGGGCCTGCACGATCGCGGTGAGTACGAGGGGCAGCTGTGGATCGCGATGGATTACGTGGACGGCACCGACGCCGCGCGCTACGTCCGCGAGCACCATCCCGGCGGGATGCCGCTGCGCGAGGCGGTCGAGATCGTCACCGCCATCGCCGAGGCACTCGATTACGCGCACGAACGCGGCCTGCTGCACCGCGACGTGAAACCCGCCAACATCCTGTTGGGCAGCCCGGAGGCGGCCCGGCGTCGAATTCTGTTGG
This genomic window from Mycolicibacterium neworleansense contains:
- a CDS encoding phosphatase PAP2 family protein; amino-acid sequence: MIARWWPPIGFAGMVLLGWAVRGAPLPVDSWFQRLGSDLGSAATALLGVTTPAVLTAALVIGIVVAVRQHRNRLALAMVVSPLVAIAIVRVLKPVFGREKGGALAYPSGHTTFLVVVTGLLVLVAGVGLWSVIVAAGLVLLGMFGLGMTFHYFTDTVGGLLLGTSVVGMVALWACDGRSGTVGSPASELR
- a CDS encoding mycothiol transferase; its protein translation is MAAADSDAVRELLRDAFTRLIEHVDDLTDGLTEEVSSYRPTPQANSIAWLIWHSARCQDLQLCDIAGIEQVWTRDGWKDRFGLDLPGNDIGYGHSPQDVAKVHAPADLLAGYYLAVHKVTLAYIAGVTAEDLGRIVDTRWDPPVTASARLVSIIDDCAQHLGQAAYLRGIIP
- a CDS encoding aldehyde dehydrogenase family protein, which codes for MTATPEVALTGEFTGSGTIYNPATGAVAGQVTWTDAADVPRIAAGLREAQKEWEARGAKGRAKVLARYAVWLGDHRDEIEKLLIAETGKSAMDAAQEVPLLIMILSYYIKVVEEAMAPDTRPAALPIMSIKKIAVHYRPRPVVGIIAPWNYPVANAMMDAIGALAAGCAVLLKPSERTPLTAEVLLRGWLDSGAPEVFALAQGARAVSEAVIDNSDYIQFTGSCATGAKVMERAARRLTPVSLELGGKDPMIVLEDADVELAANAAVWGGMFNAGQTCVSVERVYVLDPVYDQFVAATVKAVENLKMGTGEGYHFGSQIDDSQVAITERHVNEAVAAGAKALTGGKRPEGGGSFFEPTVLVDVDHTMACMTEETFGPTLPIMKVSSVEEAIRLANDSPYGLSASVFSKDVDRAKAIALQLDCGAVNVNDVISNLMCTTAPMGGWKTSGIGARFGGVDGVRKFCKQETVVVPRTSVGAGGSYYNNSEKAIVRMNKLLTKLALARPRRKAK